A stretch of Hydractinia symbiolongicarpus strain clone_291-10 chromosome 9, HSymV2.1, whole genome shotgun sequence DNA encodes these proteins:
- the LOC130656478 gene encoding TNF receptor-associated factor 5-like, with protein MLQQHVVQYCGQKDGDCNGKKIKELIAGLSSRLLECEMKITERDGMLKMTEIRLINCEKDLKVTKHKLEKNEKNLLVTEHALSICEKELKTTKDRLRDCEEKSLKKDAIIERLSCVNSMGFFQWTINNYNSVKWSEELNSPYFYSSYNGYKCQLSAEWYGPKRGRMGLYFFICKGENDDELVWPFPMEVRLQSTDINGSIRSVTVSFLTDNLPDSWERPEGTRTRGIGSEEFLHMPQLTKYTQNDKMVIYCFFDL; from the coding sequence AAAGATGGTGATTGCAATGGCAAGAAAATCAAAGAATTAATTGCTGGACTTAGTTCCAGATTACTGGAGTGTGAAATGAAAATCACAGAAAGAGATGGGATGTTAAAAATGACTGAAATAAGACTAATCAATTGCGAGAAAGACCTGAAGGTCACAAAACACAAGttagaaaaaaatgagaaaaacttGTTGGTGACAGAACATGCACTAAGCATTTGTGAGAAGGAATTAAAGACTACGAAAGACAGGTTAAGAGATTGTGAagaaaaatcattgaaaaaagATGCGATTATTGAGCGTTTATCATGTGTGAATTCTATGGGGTTTTTTCAATGGACAATAAATAATTACAACAGCGTTAAATGGAGTGAAGAATTGAACAGTCCCTACTTCTATTCATCATATAATGGCTACAAATGTCAACTAAGTGCTGAATGGTATGGACCTAAAAGAGGTAGAATGGGTTTGTATTTTTTCATATGCAAAGGCGAGAACGATGATGAATTAGTATGGCCATTCCCAATGGAAGTGCGATTGCAATCTACTGACATCAATGGTAGTATAAGAAGTGTGACTGTTTCGTTTTTGACAGATAATTTACCTGACAGTTGGGAAAGACCTGAAGGTACGAGAACAAGGGGAATCGGATCAGAAGAATTTTTACACATGCCGCAGTTGACAAAATATACTCAAAATGACAAAATGGTGATTTATTGTTTTTTCGATCTTTGA
- the LOC130656477 gene encoding TNF receptor-associated factor 4-like isoform X1, translating to MDVVIVEGGYDANFVEEVTTDLKCCVCQYPLRKPVQIIQCGHKFCEQCFEQMKDYSSTQNIDLCCPLDRMVIDSNQVFPDKGLERMVLNLKVRCSNVAKGCIWVNDLRDLKPHLDGDCDYTIVTCQNEGCDKQIQRNALQQHVIQCSVQKDGDCNGKEIKELIDSLSSRLLECEMKMKEKDERLINCEKDLKVTKDKLLVTEHALVSFKKELKTTTVRLGNCEAEALKKDAIIKRLSSVNSMGFFQWTINNYNSVKWSEELNSPYFYSSYNGYKCQLMAKWYGPERGRMGLYFFICKGENDDELVWPFPMKVRLQSTDRNGVIKSMTVSGWKRPEVMLTNGIGSRGFLQMPQLAKHIQNNKMVIYCFFDL from the exons ATGGATGTTGTTATCGTAGAGGGTGGCTATGACGCAAATTTTGTTGAAGAAGTAACCACTGATTTGAAATGTTGTGTGTGTCAATATCCTTTGAGAAAGCCTGTACAGATTATACAATGCGGACACAAGTTTTGTGAGCAGTGTTTTGAACAAATGAAGGATTATTCCTCAACTCA AAACATAGACCTTTGTTGTCCCTTAGATCGAATGGTGATTGACTCCAATCAG GTGTTTCCAGATAAAGGATTAGAGAGAATGGTCCTCAACTTAAAAGTGCGATGCTCTAATGTAGCAAAAGGTTGCATTTGGGTGAATGATTTGAGGGATCTGAAG ccCCATTTAGATGGAGATTGTGACTACACCATAGTAACATGTCAGAATGAAGGTTGCGACAAGCAAATCCAACGCAACGCCTTACAACAGCATGTTATCCAATGTTCTGTTCAG AAAGATGGGGATTGCAAtggtaaagaaataaaagaattaaTTGATAGTCTTAGTTCCAGATTACTAGAGTGtgaaatgaaaatgaaagaaaaggATGAGAGACTAATCAATTGCGAGAAAGACCTAAAGGTGACAAAAGACAAGTTGTTGGTGACAGAACATGCACTAGTTAGTTTTAAGAAGGAATTAAAGACAACAACAGTCAGGTTAGGGAATTGTGAAGCGGAAGCATTAAAGAAAGATGCGATTATTAAACGATTATCCAGTGTAAATTCTATGGGTTTTTTTCAATGGACAATAAATAATTACAACAGCGTTAAATGGAGCGAAGAATTGAACAGTCCATACTTCTATTCATCATATAATGGCTACAAATGTCAACTAATGGCTAAATGGTATGGACCTGAAAGAGGTAGAATGGGTTTGTATTTTTTCATTTGCAAAggcgagaatgatgatgaattaGTATGGCCATTTCCAATGAAAGTACGATTGCAATCTACTGACAGAAATGGTGTTATAAAAAGTATGACTGTTTCGGGTTGGAAGAGACCTGAAGTTATGCTAACAAATGGAATCGGATCGAGAGGATTTTTACAAATGCCGCAGTTGGCAAAACATATTCAAAATAACAAGATGGTGATTTATTGTTTTTTCGATCTTTGA
- the LOC130656477 gene encoding TNF receptor-associated factor 4-like isoform X2 — MVIDSNQVFPDKGLERMVLNLKVRCSNVAKGCIWVNDLRDLKPHLDGDCDYTIVTCQNEGCDKQIQRNALQQHVIQCSVQKDGDCNGKEIKELIDSLSSRLLECEMKMKEKDERLINCEKDLKVTKDKLLVTEHALVSFKKELKTTTVRLGNCEAEALKKDAIIKRLSSVNSMGFFQWTINNYNSVKWSEELNSPYFYSSYNGYKCQLMAKWYGPERGRMGLYFFICKGENDDELVWPFPMKVRLQSTDRNGVIKSMTVSGWKRPEVMLTNGIGSRGFLQMPQLAKHIQNNKMVIYCFFDL, encoded by the exons ATGGTGATTGACTCCAATCAG GTGTTTCCAGATAAAGGATTAGAGAGAATGGTCCTCAACTTAAAAGTGCGATGCTCTAATGTAGCAAAAGGTTGCATTTGGGTGAATGATTTGAGGGATCTGAAG ccCCATTTAGATGGAGATTGTGACTACACCATAGTAACATGTCAGAATGAAGGTTGCGACAAGCAAATCCAACGCAACGCCTTACAACAGCATGTTATCCAATGTTCTGTTCAG AAAGATGGGGATTGCAAtggtaaagaaataaaagaattaaTTGATAGTCTTAGTTCCAGATTACTAGAGTGtgaaatgaaaatgaaagaaaaggATGAGAGACTAATCAATTGCGAGAAAGACCTAAAGGTGACAAAAGACAAGTTGTTGGTGACAGAACATGCACTAGTTAGTTTTAAGAAGGAATTAAAGACAACAACAGTCAGGTTAGGGAATTGTGAAGCGGAAGCATTAAAGAAAGATGCGATTATTAAACGATTATCCAGTGTAAATTCTATGGGTTTTTTTCAATGGACAATAAATAATTACAACAGCGTTAAATGGAGCGAAGAATTGAACAGTCCATACTTCTATTCATCATATAATGGCTACAAATGTCAACTAATGGCTAAATGGTATGGACCTGAAAGAGGTAGAATGGGTTTGTATTTTTTCATTTGCAAAggcgagaatgatgatgaattaGTATGGCCATTTCCAATGAAAGTACGATTGCAATCTACTGACAGAAATGGTGTTATAAAAAGTATGACTGTTTCGGGTTGGAAGAGACCTGAAGTTATGCTAACAAATGGAATCGGATCGAGAGGATTTTTACAAATGCCGCAGTTGGCAAAACATATTCAAAATAACAAGATGGTGATTTATTGTTTTTTCGATCTTTGA